From Oceanipulchritudo coccoides, the proteins below share one genomic window:
- a CDS encoding class I SAM-dependent rRNA methyltransferase: MKLTLKKESRRARVRTGHPWVFINELENIPDPKFDGQALPLEDARGRHLGMGIVNTQSQIAWRRYSTGHDAWNREFFEKAIMAAEQNRDEEPFRRLIWSEADDLPGLVVDQFDEVLVVQALTKAIDEALPVIIELLQERLSPREVLLRNDAPARKKEGLEIYARTLSGEPLKPFWAEIYNVQYYLDLEGAQKTGFYLDQRQEHFKVATLAPDWRVLDAFCNQGAFALNCAIAGAREVVAIDSSQEALEQGRRNAEKNEVEIQFLKENVFDYFSNNREERFDMIILDPPSFAPNRRSLQGAAKGYKELHVRAFNCLNPGGILATYCCSHHVTRSLFREIIEEAASDTRRKIQIMYETGQPLDHPVIMNFPESEYLKGFVLRVLR, translated from the coding sequence ATGAAATTGACTTTAAAAAAAGAATCCCGCCGGGCGCGGGTCCGCACAGGGCATCCCTGGGTTTTCATAAACGAGTTGGAGAATATCCCCGACCCAAAATTCGATGGGCAGGCCCTACCGCTGGAAGATGCCCGCGGGCGACATCTCGGTATGGGAATTGTGAATACACAATCCCAGATTGCCTGGCGCCGGTACTCGACTGGACACGATGCCTGGAATCGTGAGTTTTTCGAAAAGGCTATTATGGCGGCCGAACAAAACCGGGACGAGGAACCGTTCCGGCGGCTCATCTGGTCGGAAGCGGATGACTTGCCCGGCTTGGTGGTGGACCAGTTTGACGAGGTTCTTGTCGTTCAGGCCCTGACAAAGGCAATCGACGAGGCCCTGCCTGTGATCATTGAATTGTTGCAGGAGCGTTTATCTCCGCGGGAGGTTCTCTTGCGAAACGATGCACCGGCCCGGAAAAAGGAAGGCTTGGAGATTTATGCCCGCACCCTGAGCGGGGAACCCCTCAAACCCTTCTGGGCGGAAATCTACAATGTTCAGTATTATCTCGATCTGGAGGGAGCCCAGAAAACAGGCTTTTATCTGGACCAGCGACAGGAGCATTTCAAGGTTGCCACTCTTGCCCCCGATTGGCGTGTGCTCGATGCCTTTTGCAATCAGGGCGCATTTGCCCTCAATTGTGCAATTGCCGGAGCGCGCGAAGTGGTTGCTATCGACAGCTCACAGGAGGCTCTTGAACAAGGACGCCGCAATGCGGAAAAAAACGAGGTCGAGATTCAGTTCCTCAAGGAGAATGTCTTTGATTACTTTTCCAACAACCGGGAAGAGCGCTTTGACATGATCATCCTTGATCCGCCTTCATTCGCTCCAAACCGTCGTTCCCTTCAGGGCGCCGCCAAAGGTTACAAGGAGCTGCATGTGCGCGCTTTCAATTGTCTCAATCCGGGGGGGATCCTGGCAACCTACTGCTGTTCACACCATGTTACCCGTAGCCTCTTCAGGGAAATTATTGAAGAAGCTGCCTCCGATACAAGGCGCAAAATCCAGATCATGTATGAAACAGGCCAGCCCCTTGATCATCCGGTCATCATGAATTTTCCGGAGTCGGAATACTTGAAGGGGTTTGTCTTGCGTGTGCTACGCTGA
- a CDS encoding ATP-binding protein, whose amino-acid sequence MNNHLDAAYFHGSEISSPQQPDPTTACALFKVDFSLYFSQFILLTLSLWLFPLALVEGDWRPDLGNPYLRELPAGDKVASEYTWNVVWDRKGRAYLGRERLWRWDGMELQPMGPDHFRLLRGLALDADGMLWLGGVNQFGVLNPEDGSYESRMDWIPEEHRNFGEVWKIHHNEEGLWMGTHNRLFRFKDGVVQVWKFAGLHRVIFHFVGESVFAHEADIGLWKIQNGNRELVNEEYELALKSLIYLEALANGDLLGLSDRGLFLINPKNLEIYKHVKIEEFSDVIISSVIRIHGYLVVGTISHGLFILDQSGSLIGQLDVGSSVKGEIILFVTKDIWGKLWILTDRSIWISDFNLSIGVLKDLGGLFDGRVNGIIWRESRIGVSSDIGFSEILLQKGKLPIHQKWSHYSSKFTVQYAGGYLFDRYSKILWTDGEELREVYNFPGEIMSFTVADGDVLWVSLSDRLLATRLDLSGGLELLWEMSTATSILRLGADEGGRVWGWSPHAPLLEIGKSGGSEMEPRWHEEICGLDLRRENHEFTMTEEGPVLVFKDKLLRQDLVTGSWMVGRFEHLNGMPEAVKFRSMGGMLKGWLIYRDEKLGCTLMKELEWPSQGDPVWQVIPWIDMTSLGQITVFEVVDGDPAKFLVGGSRGLLLAEESLPDELPEPQAPLIYGNGDLFESPPSLESRFGEELYGFRFSPPDGQVFHPLRFETRLKGLDSGWRAADFSSGRELGQLIEGTYNFEVHTLDPFGRASPVASVRIQIHPPWYRTVYAYLALVLVTLSLLLLIIWIILRWSRRQQTYLAGLVRERTADLEKANEFKDDFIANLSHEIRNPLNGVIGLIEQLKPGTPLPDRHVGALQGAAHYLQTTVEEVLDFAKLQSGELQIEKGLVDLNKVVNGVVEIYRSAASRKGVGLTAQVRVPEGIGILSDAAKINQIIGNLTSNAVKFTKAGSVHIGVVFIPDAEESGTVRIWVEDSGPGIPESEKAKIFDKFYQAKGGVQKTRGTGLGLALVKRYVDCLSGQVELKSELGKGSTFQVVLPVETTSLEDGETDIAGIQATRLEGLAVLVVEDIEYNRIVLEGQLSRLGCKIDFAEDGLEGLEMAMNKTYGVIFLDWDLPGMKGLEVARRLRQGNHLAEGTHLIGMTAFATSDVREKCLAAGMDDFLTKPLTGQQVGSLLTRLIKERPLIKGRGLLAEMDNGQSWDANLDRWSVFYHGYLDELKAAMDTKEPEAIRKAAHRLLGHLNMLELRDLPNTLKDLLTVAQEGDLMGIHKEWEILSKQLDRFSDELDQLRQS is encoded by the coding sequence ATGAACAATCATCTGGATGCGGCTTACTTTCATGGGAGTGAAATTAGCTCCCCGCAGCAGCCAGATCCGACCACCGCATGTGCCTTATTTAAGGTAGATTTTTCCCTTTACTTTAGCCAATTCATTCTGCTCACCCTGTCCCTCTGGCTTTTTCCGTTGGCCCTTGTCGAGGGCGACTGGAGACCGGACTTGGGCAACCCGTATCTTCGAGAGCTACCGGCGGGGGATAAGGTGGCCAGTGAGTACACCTGGAATGTTGTCTGGGATCGAAAAGGACGAGCCTATCTTGGCAGGGAGCGCTTATGGCGCTGGGACGGGATGGAGCTTCAACCGATGGGGCCGGATCACTTTCGCCTACTGCGCGGACTGGCATTGGATGCGGACGGAATGCTGTGGCTGGGAGGCGTGAACCAGTTCGGCGTATTAAACCCGGAAGACGGGAGTTACGAGTCACGAATGGATTGGATCCCGGAAGAGCACCGAAATTTCGGGGAAGTGTGGAAGATCCACCACAATGAGGAAGGGTTGTGGATGGGGACCCATAACCGGCTCTTTCGATTCAAGGATGGGGTTGTACAGGTTTGGAAGTTTGCCGGGCTTCATCGGGTGATATTCCATTTTGTCGGCGAGTCGGTCTTCGCGCATGAGGCCGATATTGGTCTCTGGAAAATCCAGAATGGAAACCGGGAATTGGTGAATGAGGAGTATGAGTTAGCGCTTAAAAGTCTAATCTACCTTGAAGCCTTGGCTAACGGAGACTTATTGGGCCTTTCCGATCGGGGTTTGTTTTTAATAAATCCGAAAAATCTTGAGATTTATAAACATGTCAAAATCGAAGAATTCTCTGATGTAATTATAAGTTCAGTCATTAGAATTCATGGCTATTTAGTGGTTGGAACTATCTCTCATGGATTATTTATTCTTGATCAAAGCGGAAGCCTCATTGGTCAACTTGATGTTGGATCAAGTGTTAAAGGCGAAATTATCCTATTCGTTACAAAGGATATTTGGGGTAAGTTGTGGATTCTTACAGATCGCTCGATCTGGATTTCAGATTTTAATCTCTCAATAGGGGTTCTTAAGGATCTGGGAGGTTTATTCGATGGTCGAGTAAATGGAATTATTTGGAGAGAATCCAGAATTGGAGTTTCCTCTGATATCGGGTTTAGCGAAATCTTGTTACAGAAAGGCAAATTACCCATCCATCAAAAATGGTCACATTATTCATCCAAGTTCACCGTACAGTATGCTGGCGGGTATTTATTTGACCGCTACAGCAAGATATTATGGACGGACGGTGAGGAATTAAGGGAAGTGTACAATTTTCCTGGTGAGATCATGTCATTCACGGTGGCGGATGGAGACGTGCTGTGGGTTTCCCTCAGTGACCGGTTGTTGGCCACCCGATTGGACCTGTCGGGAGGATTGGAGTTGCTGTGGGAGATGAGCACAGCGACGAGCATTTTGAGGCTGGGAGCGGATGAAGGGGGCCGTGTTTGGGGATGGTCACCCCATGCCCCGCTTCTTGAGATTGGAAAATCGGGTGGGTCGGAGATGGAGCCTCGTTGGCATGAAGAGATCTGCGGATTGGATTTACGGAGGGAGAACCACGAATTTACAATGACTGAGGAAGGGCCGGTCCTTGTGTTCAAGGACAAGTTGTTGCGTCAGGATTTGGTAACGGGGTCATGGATGGTGGGCCGGTTCGAGCACCTGAATGGAATGCCCGAGGCGGTAAAGTTCCGGTCTATGGGTGGAATGCTGAAGGGCTGGTTGATTTACCGTGATGAGAAACTCGGCTGTACACTGATGAAGGAGTTGGAATGGCCGTCGCAAGGCGATCCTGTCTGGCAGGTAATTCCCTGGATTGACATGACTTCCCTTGGCCAAATCACGGTGTTTGAGGTTGTGGATGGGGATCCGGCGAAGTTTCTTGTTGGCGGCTCAAGGGGCCTGTTACTGGCGGAGGAATCCCTGCCGGACGAGCTTCCTGAGCCACAAGCTCCGTTAATCTACGGGAATGGGGATCTATTTGAGAGTCCGCCCTCTCTTGAGTCCCGATTCGGGGAGGAGCTGTATGGCTTTCGCTTCAGTCCACCGGATGGGCAGGTTTTTCATCCTCTGCGTTTTGAGACCCGTTTAAAAGGCCTTGATAGTGGGTGGCGAGCGGCCGACTTCTCGAGCGGGAGGGAATTGGGGCAGCTCATTGAAGGGACATACAACTTCGAAGTGCACACATTGGATCCCTTCGGCCGGGCCAGTCCTGTCGCCAGTGTGCGGATTCAGATTCATCCGCCCTGGTACCGGACAGTCTACGCCTATCTGGCACTTGTTCTGGTCACCTTGTCATTGCTCTTGCTGATCATCTGGATCATTCTGCGGTGGTCCCGCAGACAACAAACCTATCTGGCTGGTCTTGTCCGTGAACGCACAGCGGACCTTGAGAAGGCAAATGAGTTCAAGGATGACTTTATCGCCAATTTGAGCCACGAAATCCGGAATCCATTGAACGGTGTCATCGGTCTGATTGAGCAACTCAAACCCGGGACTCCGTTGCCGGATCGCCATGTGGGGGCCTTGCAGGGAGCGGCCCATTATCTGCAGACAACGGTGGAGGAAGTCCTTGATTTTGCCAAACTCCAGTCGGGTGAGCTGCAGATTGAAAAGGGCCTCGTTGACTTAAACAAGGTGGTCAATGGCGTGGTGGAAATCTACCGCTCTGCAGCGTCGAGAAAAGGCGTTGGGCTGACGGCCCAAGTGCGTGTGCCGGAGGGAATCGGTATTCTGTCCGATGCCGCCAAGATAAACCAGATCATTGGAAATCTGACCAGTAACGCTGTTAAATTCACGAAGGCTGGTTCAGTGCACATCGGCGTTGTTTTTATACCTGACGCGGAGGAGAGTGGAACGGTGCGCATCTGGGTTGAAGATTCGGGGCCGGGTATTCCCGAGTCCGAGAAGGCAAAAATATTCGATAAGTTTTATCAGGCCAAAGGCGGTGTTCAGAAAACACGGGGAACAGGCCTTGGCCTAGCCTTGGTGAAACGGTATGTGGATTGCCTTTCAGGTCAGGTTGAATTGAAGTCGGAACTCGGCAAGGGGTCCACTTTTCAGGTGGTCCTGCCAGTGGAAACGACCTCCCTTGAAGACGGGGAAACGGATATAGCTGGCATCCAGGCAACCCGGTTGGAGGGTCTGGCCGTGCTTGTTGTTGAGGATATTGAATACAACCGGATTGTGTTGGAGGGACAATTGTCCCGGCTCGGTTGCAAGATTGACTTTGCGGAAGATGGGCTTGAGGGGCTTGAAATGGCCATGAACAAGACATACGGGGTGATATTTCTCGATTGGGACCTTCCCGGCATGAAGGGCCTCGAGGTGGCTCGCCGGTTGCGGCAGGGCAATCACCTGGCCGAGGGAACCCATCTCATTGGCATGACCGCCTTCGCCACATCCGATGTCCGTGAAAAATGCCTCGCTGCCGGTATGGACGATTTCCTTACCAAGCCTCTCACGGGGCAACAGGTTGGGAGTCTTCTAACCAGACTGATCAAGGAGCGACCCTTGATCAAGGGCCGGGGGTTGCTTGCCGAGATGGACAATGGTCAATCGTGGGATGCAAACCTGGATCGCTGGTCAGTCTTTTATCATGGTTATCTGGATGAGCTTAAAGCCGCCATGGATACGAAGGAGCCAGAGGCTATCCGCAAAGCCGCTCACCGGCTTCTCGGGCACTTGAACATGCTGGAACTGCGTGATCTTCCCAACACCTTGAAAGACCTGCTCACTGTCGCACAGGAGGGTGACCTCATGGGCATCCATAAGGAGTGGGAAATCCTCTCGAAACAACTTGATCGATTCAGCGACGAGTTGGATCAGCTACGGCAGTCATGA
- a CDS encoding response regulator: MKVIVVEDQLLFQEFLVNLLKEKLSMEVVGVAGDGESALEMILNSKPDLVILDILIPKLSGILVARAVLDKYPTTRILAISSETDIKTIHQVHQLNLSGFIDKNEASMDVLVEAIRAIQQHKRYFSKSLQLTIRKLKADPLAFQKILSKREQEILTYIGGGLSDLEIGQRLGLSDTSIQSHRRNLFRKLDVHSTPELIRFAQESGFWKASFRKMGLSESYHIHE; encoded by the coding sequence ATGAAGGTTATTGTCGTTGAGGACCAGTTGCTGTTCCAGGAATTCCTCGTCAATCTGCTGAAGGAGAAGCTCTCGATGGAAGTCGTTGGCGTAGCGGGTGACGGCGAGTCAGCGCTTGAGATGATCCTCAACTCCAAGCCGGACTTGGTCATTCTGGATATCCTTATCCCAAAGTTGTCAGGAATTCTGGTCGCTCGGGCGGTCCTCGACAAATACCCGACAACCCGGATCCTGGCCATTTCCTCGGAGACTGATATCAAGACTATCCATCAGGTCCACCAACTAAACCTCTCGGGATTCATCGACAAAAACGAAGCCTCTATGGATGTCCTGGTCGAGGCCATCCGGGCAATACAGCAACACAAGCGCTATTTTTCAAAAAGCCTGCAGTTGACAATCCGGAAATTGAAGGCCGATCCCCTCGCCTTCCAGAAAATCTTGAGCAAACGGGAACAGGAAATTCTCACTTATATCGGTGGCGGGCTATCCGATCTGGAAATTGGCCAGCGGCTTGGCCTCAGCGACACCTCTATTCAATCACATCGGCGCAATCTATTCCGGAAGCTGGATGTTCACAGCACCCCGGAGTTGATTCGCTTCGCCCAGGAGTCCGGGTTCTGGAAAGCTTCCTTTCGCAAGATGGGGCTCAGTGAAAGCTACCATATTCACGAATAG
- a CDS encoding FAD-binding oxidoreductase, which yields MSKSEKATKALIERLGADQVATSKQERYAASMDNMRYSRMPSARIYPEDEEAVATVLELANEFSIPVTTRGAGSATTGATSPSENGWVLDFSRWKNIHIDPVARMAFVQPGVTLEELDQAAADYQLSYPPDPGSLKHATVGGTIATNAGGMRGAKYGVTRDYVLALEGFLASGDFVRWGANLKKFSAGYNIRDLWIGSEGTLGIITGAVMRLVPRPPLRATCLAVFPDARTAIECSQQILRTGTTPSALEFLDSQTVACTFSFWERKHPHLLDDLPQCLIKWKDKETPAILIIEVDGHQHEVETAMQGVLTTVKQATSDWITAIDEKTAELLWKVRRSCSQAMFELGPRKLNEDVVVPFEHQLELLDFIENLHRETKLPTPTFGHAADGNFHAHIMYDDASEKDSIKAREAIVRLMDKVIELGGSISGEHGIGLAKSPFFSLQHGAAEIAAMKAIKKALDPNGILNPGKLWERSEPWSFPRESVRMPWDH from the coding sequence ATGTCCAAATCAGAAAAAGCAACGAAGGCCTTGATTGAGCGCCTGGGCGCGGACCAAGTCGCGACCTCGAAGCAAGAGCGGTACGCGGCATCAATGGACAACATGCGATACAGCCGGATGCCCTCCGCCCGGATCTACCCGGAGGACGAAGAGGCGGTAGCCACAGTTCTTGAATTGGCCAACGAATTCAGCATTCCCGTGACCACCCGGGGAGCTGGAAGCGCCACCACTGGCGCCACTTCACCCTCCGAAAATGGCTGGGTGCTGGACTTTTCCCGTTGGAAAAACATCCACATTGATCCGGTTGCCCGAATGGCGTTTGTCCAACCGGGGGTCACTCTTGAGGAACTCGACCAGGCCGCGGCGGATTATCAGCTGAGTTATCCGCCGGACCCGGGCTCCCTGAAGCATGCGACCGTTGGCGGGACAATTGCCACCAACGCGGGAGGCATGCGCGGCGCTAAGTACGGCGTGACTCGCGATTATGTCCTCGCGCTGGAAGGTTTTCTCGCCTCCGGGGATTTCGTCCGCTGGGGAGCCAATTTGAAGAAGTTCTCCGCCGGATACAACATCCGTGACTTGTGGATTGGATCGGAAGGAACCTTGGGCATCATCACGGGAGCGGTCATGCGGCTTGTTCCAAGGCCGCCGCTCCGGGCAACTTGCCTCGCCGTATTTCCAGATGCGCGAACGGCAATTGAATGCTCCCAGCAAATCCTCAGGACCGGCACCACCCCATCCGCGTTGGAATTTCTGGACTCCCAGACTGTCGCCTGCACGTTCTCGTTCTGGGAACGAAAACATCCGCACCTGCTCGATGACTTGCCGCAGTGCCTGATCAAATGGAAGGACAAGGAAACTCCGGCCATCTTGATCATCGAGGTGGATGGCCATCAGCATGAGGTCGAGACCGCCATGCAGGGAGTCTTGACCACGGTCAAACAGGCAACCAGCGACTGGATCACGGCTATTGATGAAAAGACGGCTGAACTGCTGTGGAAGGTCAGGCGTTCATGCTCTCAAGCGATGTTTGAACTCGGCCCAAGAAAATTGAATGAGGATGTTGTTGTGCCATTTGAGCACCAACTGGAACTATTGGACTTTATTGAAAACCTTCATCGCGAGACAAAGCTTCCGACCCCGACTTTCGGACATGCCGCTGATGGGAATTTCCACGCACACATCATGTACGACGATGCCTCGGAGAAGGACAGTATCAAAGCCCGGGAGGCAATTGTCAGGCTGATGGATAAGGTCATTGAACTTGGCGGTTCGATTTCCGGAGAGCACGGAATCGGCTTGGCCAAGTCACCCTTTTTCTCCCTGCAGCACGGGGCGGCAGAGATTGCTGCCATGAAAGCCATAAAGAAAGCACTGGATCCGAATGGCATTCTGAATCCGGGCAAGCTGTGGGAACGCTCTGAACCATGGTCCTTCCCCCGCGAGTCTGTAAGGATGCCGTGGGATCATTGA
- the ndk gene encoding nucleoside-diphosphate kinase, protein MEKTLIILKPDAFEKRKVGATLSRFEDAGFNIVAAKLLQLDSPMLKEHYAHIADKPFFPEIEAFMSSRPVLVVVIEGNSIIDRVRNLVGPTNSLVAAAGTIRGDWGTNMMLNIVHASDSPENAAAEIKRFFAEGEVFA, encoded by the coding sequence ATGGAAAAGACTCTCATTATTCTCAAGCCCGATGCATTTGAAAAGCGGAAAGTCGGGGCAACCCTTTCCCGCTTCGAAGATGCCGGTTTCAATATTGTCGCCGCAAAACTACTCCAGCTCGACAGTCCGATGCTGAAGGAGCACTACGCGCATATTGCTGACAAACCCTTCTTCCCGGAGATCGAGGCCTTCATGAGCTCGCGTCCGGTTTTGGTGGTGGTGATTGAGGGGAATTCCATCATTGACCGTGTGCGCAACCTCGTTGGCCCGACCAATTCGCTTGTTGCGGCAGCGGGAACAATCCGTGGCGATTGGGGCACTAACATGATGCTGAACATTGTCCATGCCTCGGACAGTCCCGAGAATGCCGCTGCTGAGATTAAGCGCTTCTTCGCCGAGGGTGAAGTGTTCGCTTAA
- the ispF gene encoding 2-C-methyl-D-erythritol 2,4-cyclodiphosphate synthase — MEHVAILLAGGSGDRMGASIRDKILIQIGGQSVFEHVLDAFIQSETQDALVVVSRDDLQRKELKSIVRKKRISLPVFYTLGGSARQESVLNGLEILPSECKYVTIHDCARPAVHLTALKAVRSAVTEMDCAVSLAHRVTDTIRQFEQLPLEQPAKGQLLPREHLWAMETPQAFPRALIEEAHQSLQATVTDDLAVVEEMGLPVLLVESVFQNPKLTRPADLPLLEKLLSRNTMNNSSRPPFRVGFGYDIHRLKEGLPLILGGIAISSDVGLVGHSDADVLSHAIADAILGGCGLPDIGHYFPNTDAGIKGISSQEILKKACKEADRLGYRLLNVDASLIAEKPKISPYLERMKRQLSKTLGLQETEIGIKATTQEQIGALGKAAGIAAHAVATLAG; from the coding sequence ATGGAGCATGTCGCAATCCTTCTCGCCGGTGGTTCAGGTGATCGCATGGGCGCCTCGATACGGGACAAGATCCTCATCCAGATCGGTGGGCAATCTGTTTTTGAGCATGTCCTGGACGCCTTTATCCAAAGCGAAACGCAGGATGCGCTGGTGGTTGTTTCGAGGGATGATCTTCAGCGGAAGGAACTGAAGAGCATTGTCCGGAAAAAGCGGATTAGCTTGCCGGTCTTCTACACACTTGGCGGATCAGCGCGTCAGGAATCCGTGCTCAATGGATTGGAAATCCTTCCTTCGGAATGCAAATACGTGACCATTCACGACTGCGCCCGGCCGGCTGTCCACCTTACAGCGTTAAAGGCGGTCCGCAGCGCCGTAACGGAAATGGATTGTGCAGTTTCCCTTGCGCACCGCGTCACGGACACGATTCGGCAATTTGAGCAATTACCGCTGGAGCAACCCGCCAAGGGTCAGCTGCTTCCTCGGGAGCACCTTTGGGCAATGGAAACACCGCAGGCCTTTCCAAGAGCGCTGATCGAGGAAGCGCATCAGTCTCTGCAGGCAACCGTCACCGATGATCTTGCCGTCGTCGAGGAAATGGGGTTGCCCGTCCTGCTTGTGGAATCGGTGTTTCAAAACCCGAAATTAACCCGTCCAGCTGATCTTCCACTTCTCGAAAAACTCCTTTCCAGGAACACCATGAATAATTCCTCACGACCCCCATTCCGAGTTGGCTTCGGTTACGATATCCACCGTCTGAAAGAAGGCCTGCCCCTGATATTGGGCGGGATTGCCATCTCTTCAGATGTGGGACTGGTCGGGCACTCGGATGCGGATGTCCTCAGCCACGCCATTGCCGATGCCATCCTCGGGGGCTGCGGACTCCCTGATATCGGACATTATTTTCCCAATACAGATGCGGGAATAAAGGGCATTTCATCACAGGAAATCCTCAAGAAGGCCTGCAAGGAAGCGGATCGGCTTGGCTATCGCCTGCTCAATGTGGACGCCAGCCTGATCGCTGAAAAACCAAAGATCTCCCCCTATCTTGAGCGCATGAAACGCCAGCTTTCCAAAACCCTTGGACTTCAGGAAACAGAAATCGGCATCAAGGCCACCACCCAGGAACAGATCGGGGCGCTTGGGAAAGCGGCTGGTATTGCGGCCCACGCGGTCGCAACACTGGCCGGTTGA
- the ispE gene encoding 4-(cytidine 5'-diphospho)-2-C-methyl-D-erythritol kinase, whose product MSSESRSVTIACPAKINLTLAILGLREDGFHDLHSVVAQTDYGDKLDLVWSGAGDPSKDRVVVEGALIPEEVNSVLAAIRLFRLKTGFHKGSITACLEKQIPVGAGLGGGSSNAAGALKALAKLFPDLFCELDLSELSSQIGSDCPLFLSDLPVLMEGRGERITPLADNLASRLRGKSVILFKPRFSINTAEAYRRLAAGKYYTSIGQAEAVYSDWKGSNSILPAPLNDFERLLGSWMPTLPLVLERLRSIHGIDARLSGSGSACFAFSEGDSSAKSRVIEEMQQAWGEVNWIEEIRLK is encoded by the coding sequence ATGTCCTCCGAATCCCGCTCAGTGACTATTGCCTGTCCGGCCAAGATCAACCTCACACTCGCTATTCTGGGCCTCCGGGAAGATGGATTTCATGATTTGCACAGCGTGGTCGCCCAAACTGACTACGGCGACAAGCTGGATCTTGTCTGGTCGGGTGCGGGTGATCCCTCAAAGGATCGTGTAGTTGTCGAAGGAGCGCTTATCCCGGAGGAGGTGAATTCAGTCCTCGCGGCCATCCGCCTTTTCCGGCTCAAGACGGGCTTTCATAAAGGGTCCATTACCGCTTGTTTGGAAAAGCAAATCCCGGTGGGCGCGGGCTTGGGTGGGGGAAGCAGCAACGCTGCCGGAGCCTTGAAGGCCCTGGCGAAACTCTTCCCGGATCTTTTCTGTGAATTAGACCTTTCTGAGCTCTCATCACAGATTGGAAGTGATTGTCCGCTCTTCTTGAGCGACTTGCCCGTTCTCATGGAGGGACGCGGTGAACGGATCACGCCGCTTGCAGACAACTTGGCATCTCGCTTGAGGGGAAAGTCCGTCATTCTCTTCAAGCCACGGTTTTCGATCAACACGGCTGAGGCTTACCGCAGGCTGGCCGCCGGGAAATATTACACCAGCATCGGACAAGCCGAGGCGGTCTATTCGGATTGGAAGGGTTCCAACTCTATTTTACCGGCACCGCTGAATGACTTTGAGCGCTTGCTGGGGTCCTGGATGCCGACTCTGCCTCTAGTTCTGGAGCGTTTGCGTTCCATTCACGGCATTGATGCGCGTCTCTCCGGAAGCGGAAGCGCTTGTTTTGCCTTTTCAGAGGGGGATTCGTCTGCTAAATCAAGGGTCATCGAAGAAATGCAGCAGGCTTGGGGTGAGGTGAATTGGATCGAGGAAATTCGCCTGAAATAA